Proteins found in one Saccharomyces kudriavzevii IFO 1802 strain IFO1802 genome assembly, chromosome: 11 genomic segment:
- the LOT5 gene encoding Lot5p (similar to Saccharomyces cerevisiae LOT5 (YKL183W); ancestral locus Anc_4.281) codes for MMQKKSKCQIARTKPSVENVIPYAQFKKTQPRFNGNFSALNNEEYIILFGGGRDLILGSLTPCFSSHLSNQADSQDPNEHGTDLFLLNSCIVIWFNGLGYGLEIPYSSVLYHASRRLPDGREGLRLEILLTLERDEVLDMLYQSLQPQASDLDVEDAHDFTVQSVELTIRPRYSTYDRHYNNEIETLFTFENFGVNRGDDLVNNCNEALAVCMDLHGGDVQDQDQDQDLGMPFEGAQDLNAAYAGLGDTLHGPPVYQNDGLADDLDGDLVMDNVVSKGGPEASMSMEFYANQNLTGRKNAREE; via the coding sequence ATGAtgcaaaagaaatcgaAGTGCCAAATTGCGAGGACCAAACCCTCCGTCGAAAACGTTATACCGTATGCCCAATTCAAGAAGACACAACCACGATTCAACGGCAACTTTTCCGCATTGAATAACGAAGAATACATAATACTATTTGGCGGGGGTCGAGACTTGATACTCGGTTCCTTGACACCTTGTTTCAGTTCTCACTTGTCCAACCAAGCCGACTCACAGGACCCTAACGAACACGGTACAGACCTGTTTCTACTCAACAGCTGCATTGTCATTTGGTTCAATGGGCTGGGATATGGGCTGGAAATTCCATACAGCAGCGTTCTGTATCATGCATCAAGACGCCTGCCGGATGGGAGAGAAGGGCTTCGGCTAGAGATTCTGCTGACCTTGGAAAGAGACGAAGTGTTGGACATGCTCTACCAAAGCCTCCAGCCGCAGGCCAGCGACCTCGACGTGGAAGACGCACATGACTTCACCGTGCAGAGCGTGGAATTGACCATCAGGCCAAGATACTCGACATACGATCGCCACTATAACAACGAAATCGAAACTCTTTTCACTTTCGAGAACTTCGGCGTGAACAGGGGCGATGACCTGGTGAACAATTGCAACGAAGCACTAGCCGTATGCATGGACTTGCACGGTGGGGACGTACAAGACCAGGACCAAGACCAAGATCTCGGCATGCCGTTTGAGGGTGCGCAAGATCTCAACGCCGCCTACGCTGGGCTGGGAGACACCCTTCATGGGCCGCCCGTATACCAGAACGACGGGCTGGCAGACGATCTGGACGGGGATCTCGTTATGGACAACGTGGTCTCTAAGGGCGGCCCAGAAGCAAGCATGTCTATGGAGTTCTACGCAAATCAAAATCTCACTGGCAGAAAGAACGCCAGAGAAGAATGA
- the SPE1 gene encoding ornithine decarboxylase SPE1 (similar to Saccharomyces cerevisiae SPE1 (YKL184W); ancestral locus Anc_4.282) yields the protein MSRAQIGNVLSNFATTILEVSSPTPTQNKQYCKDDKALNKLLLGLKNNPDLDILPHDQAHSAIFQALRVRIGKINNETCDPGEENSFFVCDLGEIKRLYANWMKELPRIKPFYAVKCNPNDKILSLLAELGVNFDCASKVEIDRVLSMNISPDRIVYANPCKVASFIRYAASRNVMKSTFDNVEELYKIKKFHPKSQLLLRIATDDSTAQCRLSTKYGCAMDKVDSLLKCAKELGLNLAGVSFHVGSGASDFASLYKAVRDARTVFEKATNEYNLPPLKILDIGGGFQFESFKESTAVLRSALNEFFPIGCDVDIIAEPGRYFVATAFTLASHVIAKRKLSENEAMIYTNDGVYGNMNCILFDHQKPHPRTLYHGLEFHYNDFESTTAALDAVKKSRAEYPYEVSIWGPTCDGLDCIAKEYYMKHDVVVGDWFYFPCLGAYTSSAATQFNGFEQTADIVYIDSECD from the coding sequence ATGTCTCGTGCTCAAATTGGGAATGTTTTATCCAATTTCGCTACTACAATACTGGAGGTCTCTAGTCCTACGCCTACCCAGAATAAGCAATACTGCAAGGATGACAAGGCCCTCAACAAACTGTTACTTGGACTAAAGAATAACCCCGATTTGGATATTCTACCGCATGATCAAGCACATAGTGCAATTTTCCAGGCTTTGAGAGTTCGTATTGGCAAGATTAATAATGAAACCTGTGATCCTGGTGAAGAAAACTCCTTTTTCGTTTGTGATTTAGGTGAAATCAAGAGATTATACGCCAACTGGATGAAAGAACTTCCAAGAATCAAGCCATTTTATGCGGTCAAATGTAATCCCAATGACAAgattctttctttattagCGGAGTTAGGCGTTAATTTTGACTGTGCCTCCAAAGTAGAAATTGATAGAGTATTATCAATGAACATTTCTCCAGATAGAATCGTCTACGCCAACCCTTGCAAAGTAGCGTCCTTCATTAGATATGCAGCCTCAAGGAATGTGATGAAGTCCACTTTTGACAACGTGGAGGAATTgtataaaatcaaaaaattccatcCTAAGTCTCAACTGTTATTAAGAATTGCTACCGATGACTCCACAGCTCAATGCCGGCTTTCTACTAAGTATGGTTGTGCAATGGATAAAGTGGACTCTTTGTTGAAGTGTGCCAAAGAATTGGGTCTGAACTTAGCGGGTGTTTCATTCCACGTGGGCTCAGGTGCTTCCGATTTTGCAAGTTTATACAAAGCCGTTAGAGACGCAAGAACGGTATTTGAGAAGGCTACTAACGAATACAACCTGCCACCTTTGAAGATTTTAGATATAGGCGGCGGGTTCCAATTTGAATCATTTAAGGAATCAACTGCTGTCCTGCGGTCAGCCCTGAACGAGTTTTTCCCTATAGGGTGTGATGTTGACATAATTGCAGAACCCGGCAGATATTTCGTTGCTACAGCCTTCACGTTAGCATCTCATGTAATTGCCAAGAGAAAATTATCGGAAAACGAAGCGATGATTTACACCAACGATGGAGTTTACGGAAACATGAACTGTATTCTATTCGATCATCAAAAACCCCATCCAAGGACCTTGTATCACGGCTTGGAGTTCCATTATAACGATTTTGAATCCACTACAGCGGCCCTCGACGCTGTTAAGAAGAGCAGAGCAGAATACCCCTACGAGGTTTCTATATGGGGGCCTACATGTGACGGATTGGACTGTATTGCGAAAGAGTACTACATGAAACATGACGTTGTCGTAGGTGATTGGTTTTATTTCCCCTGCCTGGGCGCCTATACCTCTTCCGCTGCTACTCAATTTAATGGGTTTGAACAGACCGCGGATATTGTTTACATTGACTCTGAGTGCGACTAG
- the ASH1 gene encoding DNA-binding transcription repressor ASH1 (similar to Saccharomyces cerevisiae ASH1 (YKL185W); ancestral locus Anc_4.283) yields MSSLYLKTPLHALSAGPDSHANGSYYDNLLLPSFSSLSYNNNNNKKKNNNITTGNSTNSACPRKYSFHSLNVSPILPALSLANEILGKKSNTAPASPHHMAYNPISSLTPGNSPEFNKASLSQSSFTNPANYGSGFGLSSHSQAQLPLLDRLSSVPFSKRPENSQQILPSLRHLQLLPSPLLQENAGRFPDTSKRTANWKTDLTHWCKDTNYRDYVKIREEVAHFKPLRIPNLTHQNSSISSKRDKDLHGRESSKFHSPSNDTFARIRLIPSILEAKDQFKDLSNNAWSITPPVTPPMSPPTNRAMERTSLRDADAPFFEEKSNNNDPIFNPIISEKLVQEVKQQRQLRGSSFPTPNASHKKTNSFKAIQMKKLLANRDILSNNSKSSIRKPSKNKISKQASTVFGNTARQLVMKLDNSSYSSVSASSSPPPSTPTKSGKARSRSSSPVRPKAYIPIPRSPNYHRFALDSPPQSPRRSSNSSITKKGSRRSSGSSPTRHHARVCVSCHSSDSPCWRPSWSPRKQDQLCNSCGLRYKKTHTRCLNEICRKIPTKGEINIMKSNGIDREYVPERNCEIEGYRCLFCNYITETVEN; encoded by the coding sequence atgtcaagTTTATACCTCAAAACCCCGCTACATGCATTGTCTGCTGGTCCAGACTCTCATGCAAACGGCTCTTATTATGATAATTTATTATTGCCATCATTCTCCAGCCTATCttacaataataataataataagaagaagaataataatatcacAACCGGTAACAGTACAAATTCAGCATGTCCCAGGAAATACTCGTTTCACTCGCTCAACGTGTCCCCGATTCTACCCGCGTTGTCTCTCGCCAACGAAATACTCGGTAAGAAGTCAAATACAGCTCCGGCATCGCCACACCATATGGCATATAAtccaatttcttcactGACACCCGGTAACTCACCCGAGTTCAACAAGGCCAGTTTATCTCAAAGTAGTTTCACGAATCCAGCTAACTATGGATCTGGCTTTGGGCTTTCCTCCCATTCACAGGCTCAGCTGCCGTTGTTAGACAGACTCTCGTCCGTCCCGTTTTCTAAGAGACCGGAAAACTCACAGCAAATTTTACCGTCATTAAGGCATCTACAACTGTTGCCCAGTCCTCTCttacaagaaaatgcaGGTCGTTTCCCTGATACATCAAAACGGACAGCTAATTGGAAGACCGACCTTACTCATTGGTGTAAGGATACGAACTATCGAGACTATGTTAAAATACGCGAAGAAGTGGCCCATTTCAAGCCATTACGTATACCAAACTTAACCCATCAAAATAGTAGTATTAGTTCCAAAAGGGATAAAGATCTTCACGGCAGAGAATCATCCAAGTTTCACTCGCCGTCTAATGATACTTTTGCCCGTATCAGACTGATTCCCTCGATTTTAGAGGCAAAAGATCAATTTAAGGATCTTTCTAACAATGCATGGAGCATTACTCCTCCTGTCACTCCACCAATGAGCCCACCAACTAATAGAGCTATGGAACGCACATCTCTCAGGGATGCAGACGCTCCGtttttcgaagaaaaatctAACAATAATGACCCAATTTTCAATCCAATTATAAGTGAAAAGTTAGTTCAAGAGGTGAAACAACAAAGACAATTGAGAGGAAGTTCATTTCCAACACCAAATGCCAGTCATAAAAAAACCAACAGTTTCAAAGCGATAcagatgaaaaagttgCTTGCGAATAGAGACATTCTATCGAATAACTCCAAATCTAGTATAAGGAAACCAtcaaagaacaaaatcTCAAAGCAAGCATCAACTGTTTTCGGTAACACTGCGAGGCAGTTGGTCATGAAACTGGACAATTCTAGCTACAGCTCTGTATCTGCATCTTCATCACCACCTCCTTCCACACCAACGAAAAGTGGCAAGGCAAGATCAAGATCATCTTCACCTGTGCGTCCAAAAGCATACATTCCAATTCCTAGATCACCCAATTATCATAGGTTTGCCTTAGACTCTCCCCCACAAAGCCCTCGAAGATCGTCAAATTCAAGCATCACGAAAAAGGGGAGTAGAAGATCTAGCGGCTCATCACCTACCCGTCATCATGCAAGAGTGTGCGTATCCTGCCATTCTAGTGATTCGCCTTGTTGGAGACCCTCGTGGTCGCCAAGAAAGCAAGACCAACTCTGTAACTCGTGCGGTCTGCGCTATAAGAAAACGCATACAAGATGTTTAAACGAAATATGTCGTAAGATTCCCACAAAGGGTGAAATAAACATTATGAAATCCAATGGCATAGATAGAGAATACGTTCCCGAACGCAATTGTGAAATTGAAGGGTACCGCTGCTTATTCTGTAATTACATAACTGAGACGGTGGAGAATTAA
- the FAT3 gene encoding Fat3p (similar to Saccharomyces cerevisiae YKL187C and YLR413W; ancestral locus Anc_4.285), with protein MMLGKHYTPLSKGVIWTILSVCLFFMFTTLILIIVATAGSTANYKPLTNIYIGEADIKHINVSKVIPQIGPILTILGSALTAPNSSLDAIFGAMKNIADTPALTPLLSLLSNAENTTVTIESLTELAPLAISGNPASSTRQLTEINGLLKYSNDSTETLEGLSKLVSASLSSGNSNSSSDSTTLVLGLLRDSDNAQNSTHALLILNNLTMSEKAQLLPVFKLFALSTNQTATMTGLASLMNTTIPSSLAQTLLTQLQNTISNGGSLNNTFSSLQPLVPQTNAPAFSAVELLLDETTSANQTLNTLSDLLENNVTQSPSAKKAFAALTQLMDHSSNSTMVVTSVQSLAAVTNTTQSTQQLVGLDGVISSSSNTNETLSILSELQSGLSGNSNSTQYIPYLFSLLGASADPKTTFSSLVTLTSWAQENPQTFLPILDILADAKSVQPISPMELNAMTPNILEYLKIPIYYRLSIFTLCHANLKNEILDCNSPHAVQNLDFRSIIYNALITSDFQPYLNALNITADDLYLQGKLLHREHQYVPAVRSVLALNLLAIIFSFFTMIFIILLYFNRYMFRQPLWLIVLGLHVCVGVATILAAIIISVMIAIIKSGTADDKFGVVFRSGPAYAGLIWTAFALSFIATGLMIYTWWRNRRTGRYASAAALNKNGEKYTYGDGAAISAGDNLDDESADVEKNDNRNEIAAIDGSSSANNTDALRSTSDEAELKHPGVTSNVSNEPAVITNQQVIP; from the coding sequence ATGATGTTAGGAAAACACTATACCCCGCTATCGAAGGGGGTGATTTGGACGATATTGTCTGTgtgcctttttttcatgttcaCCACATTAATATTGATCATCGTAGCCACCGCAGGCTCCACCGCAAACTATAAGCCCTTAACCAATATATACATCGGCGAGGCCGATATCAAACACATCAACGTGAGCAAAGTCATCCCTCAGATCGGTCCTATTTTGACCATATTAGGGTCTGCTTTAACGGCTCCCAATAGTTCCTTGGATGCCATTTTTGGGGCTATGAAAAACATTGCTGATACTCCGGCACTAACACCGTTGTTGTCGCTTTTGTCTAATGCTGAAAACACTACAGTCACTATCGAATCATTGACCGAATTAGCCCCCTTAGCCATCAGTGGCAACCCGGCCTCCAGCACCAGACAGTTGACGGAAATTAATGGACTACTAAAGTATTCTAACGACTCCACTGAGACGCTGGAGGGGTTGTCTAAATTAGTTTCTGCTTCGCTGTCTTCTGGGAACTCTAACTCTTCCAGCGACTCTACTACTTTGGTTCTAGGCTTACTAAGGGATTCTGACAACGCACAAAATTCCACACACGCTCTGCTCATTCTGAATAATTTGACAATGTCTGAAAAGGCACAGTTGTTGCCTGTTTTCAAGTTGTTCGCGCTATCCACGAATCAAACTGCTACCATGACAGGCTTGGCGAGCTTGATGAACACCACCATTCCTTCCTCGCTGGCTCAAACGTTATTGACTCAACTACAAAATACAATCTCGAATGGCGGTTCCTTGAACAACACGTTTAGCTCTTTACAACCGCTAGTGCCACAGACGAATGCACCCGCCTTTAGTGCAGTGGAGCTGTTGTTGGACGAAACTACGTCTGCAAACCAGACTTTAAATACTTTGTCGGATTTGCTCGAAAATAACGTCACTCAATCGCCATCAGCAAAGAAGGCTTTTGCTGCCTTGACTCAGTTGATGGACCACTCAAGCAATTCGACCATGGTCGTAACTTCGGTGCAATCCTTGGCTGCAGTCACTAATACCACCCAATCCACCCAACAACTAGTTGGATTGGACGGCGTCATAAGCTCCTCCAGCAACACCAACGAGACCTTGTCCATCTTGTCTGAACTTCAGTCCGGCCTGTCCGGTAATTCAAATAGTACGCAGTACATTCCATATCTGTTTAGTCTTCTAGGAGCATCCGCTGATCCTAAAACCACATTTTCATCCTTGGTGACGCTAACTTCGTGGGCTCAAGAAAATCCTCAGACTTTCTTGCCCATTTTGGATATTCTTGCCGACGCTAAGTCTGTCCAGCCAATTTCTCCCATGGAATTGAACGCCATGACACCAAACATCCTGGAGTATTTGAAGATTCCGATTTACTACCGTCTATCCATTTTCACACTATGTCATGCCAACTTGAAGAACGAAATTCTAGATTGCAACTCCCCACACGCTGTGCAAAACCTAGATTTTAGATCGATTATTTACAACGCATTGATCACATCAGATTTCCAACCGTATTTGAATGCTCTGAATATTACCGCCGATGATCTCTACTTGCAAGGGAAGTTGCTACATAGGGAGCACCAGTATGTGCCGGCAGTGAGATCCGTTTTGGCTTTGAACTTGTTGGCAATCatattctctttctttacGATGATCTTTATCATATTACTGTACTTTAACAGATATATGTTTAGACAACCACTGTGGCTAATTGTTCTAGGATTGCACGTTTGTGTTGGTGTCGCCACGATACTGGCAGCTATTATCATATCCGTTATGATCGCCATCATTAAAAGCGGCACCGCTGATGACAAATTCGGTGTCGTATTTAGATCAGGACCCGCTTATGCGGGACTAATATGGACAGCCTTCGCGCTGTCCTTCATCGCTACGGGGCTAATGATTTACACCTGGTGGAGAAACAGAAGAACAGGCCGTTACGCATCTGCAGCTGCATTGAATAAGAACGGAGAAAAATACACGTATGGAGATGGCGCAGCTATTTCGGCCGGTGATAACTTGGATGATGAGAGTGCTGATGTCGAAAAGAATGACAACCGCAATGAGATAGCCGCTATTGATGGCAGCAGTTCTGCAAATAACACAGATGCTTTAAGAAGTACAAGCGATGAAGCGGAACTCAAGCACCCTGGTGTGACTTCGAACGTTTCAAATGAACCTGCAGTTATCACTAATCAACAAGTGATACCTTAA
- the MTR2 gene encoding Mtr2p (similar to Saccharomyces cerevisiae MTR2 (YKL186C); ancestral locus Anc_4.284) → MNTSNNNMVMNDANQAQITATFTKKILAHLDDPDPNKMAQFVQLFNPNNCRIIFNATPFAQATVFLQMWQNQVVQTQHALTGIDYHAIPGSGTLICSVNCKVRFDESGRDKMGQDATIPIQPGSSGNKNGLNDMNKPRPFWGPYFGLSLQLIIDDRIFRNDFNGVISGFNYNMVYKPDDSLLNIQ, encoded by the coding sequence ATGAACACCAGCAATAACAATATGGTAATGAATGACGCAAATCAAGCGCAGATAACGGCCACGTTTACCAAGAAGATATTAGCGCATCTGGATGATCCGGACCCCAACAAGATGGCCCAATTCGTACAGCTTTTCAACCCGAACAATTGCAGAATAATATTCAATGCCACTCCCTTTGCGCAAGCGACCGTTTTCTTACAAATGTGGCAAAACCAGGTCGTACAAACGCAACATGCGCTAACCGGCATAGACTATCATGCTATCCCAGGATCCGGCACATTGATATGTAGCGTGAACTGCAAGGTCAGATTCGATGAAAGCGGCAGGGACAAGATGGGACAAGACGCAACAATCCCCATTCAACCCGGCAGCAGCGGGAATAAGAATGGGCTTAATGATATGAACAAGCCAAGACCCTTTTGGGGTCCATATTTCGGTCTTTCCCTGCAATTGATCATCGACGACCGTATATTCAGAAATGACTTTAATGGTGTGATATCGGGGTTTAATTATAACATGGTTTACAAACCCGATGATTCTCTACTAAATATTCAATGA